The genomic window GGAATTGGACGACGATCGGTCACGGGCCCTGGTGGACCTTCTCCCAACCACCCAAGCCATCCTGACCACGGCCAGTGCGGTACCTGCCGGGGTAGCCCCCGGGACAGTGCTGCGCCTGTCCGACGGGACCCTGGGATGAGTCCAGATCGTGGCCCGGTCCCCATTCGGGCCAGTCTGGAAAAACTCCTAGCCGGGCTGGGTTCCCCGGAGATCGACAGCATGACCATGCTGGTCGAGCGGTGGCCCGAGGTGGTGGGGGAGCGGTTAGCCGAGCGGATCCAGGCCGTCGCCGTGCGGAGGAGGGAGCTCCTTGTGATCGTTGACGATCCTGCCTGGGCCAGCCAAATCGCTTGGCTAGAAGCCCAGTTGCTGGAGCGCGTGGAGGGCATTGTGGGGCCG from Acidimicrobiales bacterium includes these protein-coding regions:
- a CDS encoding DUF721 domain-containing protein, which gives rise to MSPDRGPVPIRASLEKLLAGLGSPEIDSMTMLVERWPEVVGERLAERIQAVAVRRRELLVIVDDPAWASQIAWLEAQLLERVEGIVGPGRIVAVRVRVEPVGGG